A window of Solanum stenotomum isolate F172 chromosome 3, ASM1918654v1, whole genome shotgun sequence contains these coding sequences:
- the LOC125859270 gene encoding uncharacterized protein LOC125859270 isoform X2 has product MSFQLVLRPPLLGHHLVKATPLVATGYSTLRIRNCLNMDPQKSQKLVLDVKERLEREYTDLPVGRNGRDDEEMILWFLKDRKFSVDDAVSKLHKAIRWRHDFGVSDLSEESVKSSAETGKAYVHDNFDVNGRPVLIVDASKHFPQFDVFYYYYPRRLGQVLFVDAPFVFKPLWQLVKPMLKQYASLVRFCSAKEVREEYFTEDTLPASFRK; this is encoded by the exons ATGTCATTCCAGTTGGTTCTTAGACCTCCATTACTAGGTCATCATCTTGTGAAAGCTACACCGCTTGTTGCCACTGGATATAGCACCTTACGTATTCGGAATTGCCTCAATATGGACCCTCAGAAATCGCAAAAG TTAGTGCTGGATGTAAAGGAGAGACTTGAAAGGGAATATACAGATCTCCCTGTTGGAAGAAATGGAAGAGATGACGAGGAGATGATTCTATGGTTCTTGAAGGATCGCAAATTCTCAGTTGATGATGCTGTTTCCAAGCTGCATAAAGCCATT AGATGGCGTCATGATTTTGGAGTATCAGACTTGTCAGAAGAATCAGTTAAAAGTAGCGCTGAAACTGGAAAAGCATATGTGCATGACAATTTTGATGTCAACGGAAGACCAGTCTTGATAGTGGACGCATCAAAGCATTTTCCTCAG TTTGATGTATTCTACTACTATTATCCGAGACGATTGGGTCAGGTTCTTTTTGTTGATGCTCCTTTTGTGTTCAAACCACTGTGGCAGCTTGTCAAACCCATGCTCAAGCAATATGCTTCATTG GTGAGATTTTGTTCGGCGAAGGAGGTCAGGGAGGAGTATTTTACAGAAGACACACTCCCAGCTAGCTTTAGAAAATGA
- the LOC125859270 gene encoding uncharacterized protein LOC125859270 isoform X1: MSFQLVLRPPLLGHHLVKATPLVATGYSTLRIRNCLNMDPQKSQKLVLDVKERLEREYTDLPVGRNGRDDEEMILWFLKDRKFSVDDAVSKLHKAIRWRHDFGVSDLSEESVKSSAETGKAYVHDNFDVNGRPVLIVDASKHFPQKQDPDEDEKLCVFLIEKALSKLPTGKQDILGIFDLRGFGTQNADLKFLTFLFDVFYYYYPRRLGQVLFVDAPFVFKPLWQLVKPMLKQYASLVRFCSAKEVREEYFTEDTLPASFRK; this comes from the exons ATGTCATTCCAGTTGGTTCTTAGACCTCCATTACTAGGTCATCATCTTGTGAAAGCTACACCGCTTGTTGCCACTGGATATAGCACCTTACGTATTCGGAATTGCCTCAATATGGACCCTCAGAAATCGCAAAAG TTAGTGCTGGATGTAAAGGAGAGACTTGAAAGGGAATATACAGATCTCCCTGTTGGAAGAAATGGAAGAGATGACGAGGAGATGATTCTATGGTTCTTGAAGGATCGCAAATTCTCAGTTGATGATGCTGTTTCCAAGCTGCATAAAGCCATT AGATGGCGTCATGATTTTGGAGTATCAGACTTGTCAGAAGAATCAGTTAAAAGTAGCGCTGAAACTGGAAAAGCATATGTGCATGACAATTTTGATGTCAACGGAAGACCAGTCTTGATAGTGGACGCATCAAAGCATTTTCCTCAG AAGCAGGATCCTGATGAAGATGAGAAGTTATGCGTCTTTCTAATTGAGAAGGCATTGAGCAAACTTCCCACTGGTAAACAAGATATACTTGGTATATTTGATCTGAGAGGGTTTGGAACACAGAATGCAGATCTTAAGTTCCTTACTTTTTTG TTTGATGTATTCTACTACTATTATCCGAGACGATTGGGTCAGGTTCTTTTTGTTGATGCTCCTTTTGTGTTCAAACCACTGTGGCAGCTTGTCAAACCCATGCTCAAGCAATATGCTTCATTG GTGAGATTTTGTTCGGCGAAGGAGGTCAGGGAGGAGTATTTTACAGAAGACACACTCCCAGCTAGCTTTAGAAAATGA
- the LOC125860407 gene encoding plant UBX domain-containing protein 10-like, which translates to MSFSSGRSTGQSYNGIVRRMVSLPRSIMGGFSRVMDQGMDLMRIGGRRNHQEQLPHPNFPYQHPYEFPFQDSFDFPSMVQEEWAFLNNFEQEYGTEHPFFYACKFLDALKIAKDEHKFLFVYFHSPQHPFTPPFCSETLCCDLVVQFLDANYVCWGALADRGEGLQMATSLRASSFPFCALVAPAPGDSIAVLQQLEGPVSPAELVEILQRTMEEQGLAFGSGRVREQEKLRADRRLREEQDVAYIASLQIDEEKEKLKNIMPSLRNSKPEHVPKKSNQEKPKQNPTQIQSSKQKEATSTIATTQNPSLSQSSKKKDSIFAKTIMQNTTQSHSSKKKEPTNATAGENAQMTQIAIRFPNGERREQSFSSTDKIQAIFRYVDSLGLPGVGNYRLISNFPRKVYGVDQMGVTLKDAGLHPKASLFLELL; encoded by the exons ATGTCTTTTTCAAGTGGAAGATCAACAGGGCAATCTTATAATGGAATTGTTAGAAGGATGGTTAGTCTTCCTCGTAGTATAATGGGAGGATTTTCAAGAGTAATGGATCAAGGAATGGACTTAAtgagaattggaggaagaagaaaTCATCAAGAACAATTACCTCATCCAAATTTTCCTTACCAACACCCTTATGAATTCCCTTTTCAAGATTCATTTGATTTTCCTTCAATGGTCCAAGAAGAATGGgcatttttgaacaattttgaGCAAGAATATGGAACTGAGCATCCATTTTTCTATGCTTGTAAGTTTTTGGATGCACTAAAGATAGCAAAGGATGAGCACAAGTTCTTGTTTGTGTACTTTCACTCTCCACAACACCCTTTTACTCCTCCTTTCTGCAGTGAGACTTTGTGTTGTGATCTTGTGGTGCAGTTTCTTGATGCAAATTATGTTTGTTGGGGTGCACTTGCTGACAGAGGGGAGGGGTTGCAGATGGCTACAAGTCTAAGGGCTTCAAGCTTCCCTTTTTGTGCCCTTGTGGCTCCTGCTCCTGGAGATAGCATAGCTGTGCTGCAACAG TTGGAAGGTCCAGTTTCTCCAGCTGAATTAGTGGAgatattacaaagaacaatgGAAGAACAAGGATTGGCTTTTGGCAGTGGAAGGGTCAGAGAGCAGGAAAAGTTAAGGGCGGATCGTCGACTAAGGGAAGAACAAGATGTAGCTTACATTGCATCTCTTCAGATTGATGAG GAGAAAGAGAAACTCAAGAACATAATGCCCTCACTGCGGAATTCAAAACCAGAACATGTTCCAAAGAAATCAAATCAAGAGAAACCTAAACAAAATCCAACACAGATCCAATCCAGTAAGCAAAAAGAAGCTACTTCTACCATAGCAACTACGCAAAATCCATCACTATCCCAATCTAGCAAGAAAAAAGATTCTATCTTTGCCAAAACAATTATGCAAAATACAACACAATCACATTCAAGCAAGAAGAAAGAGCCTACCAATGCAACAGCAGGGGAAAATGCTCAAATGACTCAG ATTGCAATTCGGTTTCCAAATGGTGAGAGGAGGGAGCAGAGCTTCTCATCAACAGACAAGATTCAAGCAATTTTTAGGTACGTCGATTCACTAGGATTGCCTGGAGTTGGAAATTACAGACTGAtatcaaactttccaagaaaaGTGTATGGTGTGGATCAAATGGGAGTAACACTCAAAGATGCAGGCCTTCATCCTAAAGCAAGCCTCTTCTTAGAGCTTCTTTGA